From the genome of bacterium, one region includes:
- the tal gene encoding transaldolase, which yields MGHPIMKATLDLGQSLWLDYISRELMDSGGLERHVAEGLRGMTSNPTIFEKAIAGSGDYDDDIRKGIATKSSASEVFENLAVADVARACGMLASVYRDSQGLDGYVSLEVSPTLAHDTAGTVAEALRLWERVNCPNLMIKVPGTTAGIPAVRELLTRGVNVNITLLFTLGQYRDVLETYVAALEARHAKGEALGGIASVASFFISRIDSVADAQLEKLGRKDLLAKAAIANACLAYKHFEEVTASPRWQKLAQAGARVQRPLWASTSTKNPAYPDVLYIEELIAPHTVNTVPPQTLSAYKDHGKPSSKLFGNLKSASATISEMRELGVDVDRIAFELIEDGVVKFGQSFDTLLAAIDAKLKAGNAA from the coding sequence ATGGGTCATCCGATCATGAAGGCCACGCTCGATTTGGGACAGTCGTTGTGGCTCGACTATATCAGCCGTGAGTTAATGGACTCCGGCGGATTGGAGCGCCACGTGGCTGAAGGGCTGCGCGGCATGACGTCGAATCCGACGATCTTCGAGAAGGCGATTGCGGGAAGCGGCGACTACGACGATGACATTCGCAAGGGGATCGCCACGAAATCGAGCGCGAGCGAGGTGTTTGAGAATCTGGCGGTGGCTGATGTGGCGCGCGCATGCGGCATGCTCGCTTCGGTGTATCGCGACTCACAGGGATTGGACGGCTATGTGAGTCTGGAAGTATCGCCAACGTTGGCGCACGATACGGCGGGGACGGTCGCCGAGGCCTTGCGGTTGTGGGAGCGCGTGAATTGTCCGAACCTGATGATCAAAGTGCCTGGCACAACCGCGGGAATTCCGGCCGTGCGCGAACTTTTGACGCGGGGCGTGAATGTGAACATCACGCTGCTGTTTACGCTGGGCCAATATCGCGATGTGCTGGAGACATACGTCGCGGCGCTCGAAGCGCGGCACGCCAAGGGCGAAGCGCTGGGCGGGATCGCATCGGTGGCGAGCTTTTTCATCAGCCGCATTGACTCGGTAGCGGATGCGCAGCTTGAGAAGTTGGGCCGCAAGGATCTGCTGGCGAAGGCCGCGATTGCCAATGCGTGCCTGGCGTACAAGCACTTTGAAGAGGTGACGGCATCCCCGCGGTGGCAGAAGCTCGCGCAGGCAGGCGCGCGCGTGCAACGGCCGTTGTGGGCCTCGACTTCGACGAAAAATCCCGCCTATCCGGACGTGCTGTATATCGAGGAGTTGATTGCGCCGCACACGGTGAATACGGTGCCGCCGCAGACGCTTTCTGCGTACAAGGACCATGGCAAGCCGAGCTCAAAGTTGTTCGGAAATCTGAAGAGTGCCAGTGCGACGATCAGCGAGATGAGGGAGCTCGGTGTGGACGTTGACCGGATCGCCTTTGAATTGATCGAGGATGGCGTGGTGAAGTTCGGTCAATCGTTTGACACGCTGCTGGCGGCGATTGACGCCAAGTTGAAAGCGGGCAACGCGGCATAA
- a CDS encoding carbonic anhydrase — MYWIAILLFSYALTACAGEHSSAWTAEQALDRLQKGNERFVKGKPKAWNSGTDVREKLAAGQTPYACIISCADSRVPPEQIFDAGLGELFVIRVAGNVTPREVIASADYAVGHLNCPVVIVMGHSKCGAVAAALSESEFDEPLNSLVEEIRPVVEACHDKGYDADDLYEGAIKENARAGASELVAGSRAIEQAVTGGKCVVLSAVYDIESGAVNWQAQYSAVNWKNEPTDNSHTEHAAEVKPTLSTRTDKVASTKRESEHAARPNPNSAKQKH, encoded by the coding sequence ATGTACTGGATTGCCATACTGCTTTTCTCATACGCCCTGACGGCCTGTGCCGGGGAGCATAGCTCCGCATGGACGGCGGAGCAGGCGCTCGACAGGTTGCAGAAGGGCAACGAACGCTTTGTCAAAGGCAAACCCAAAGCCTGGAACAGCGGCACCGATGTCCGTGAAAAGCTTGCCGCCGGACAGACGCCTTATGCCTGTATCATCTCCTGCGCCGACTCGCGTGTCCCGCCCGAACAGATCTTCGACGCGGGCTTAGGCGAGCTATTTGTCATCCGCGTCGCCGGCAACGTGACGCCGCGCGAAGTCATTGCTTCAGCCGACTATGCGGTAGGTCATTTAAATTGTCCCGTCGTCATCGTCATGGGCCACAGCAAATGCGGTGCAGTCGCCGCGGCACTTTCCGAATCCGAATTCGACGAACCCCTGAACTCGCTGGTCGAGGAGATTCGCCCCGTCGTCGAAGCCTGTCACGACAAGGGCTACGACGCGGACGATCTCTACGAAGGCGCGATCAAAGAAAACGCGCGCGCCGGAGCGTCCGAACTCGTCGCCGGTTCGCGAGCCATCGAGCAGGCCGTCACCGGCGGTAAATGCGTTGTTCTGTCCGCCGTCTACGATATCGAGTCCGGCGCGGTCAACTGGCAAGCCCAATACAGCGCTGTTAATTGGAAGAACGAGCCGACCGACAACTCTCACACTGAGCACGCCGCCGAAGTCAAGCCAACGCTCAGCACGCGCACGGATAAGGTGGCCTCGACCAAACGCGAAAGTGAGCATGCGGCGCGCCCCAATCCCAATAGCGCGAAGCAAAAACACTAA
- a CDS encoding Hpt domain-containing protein, with amino-acid sequence MSNSIATSVHVQRSRLDEIGLGDPDFTIELIDIMLEDGLERTRTLRAAYQAERMADVAAIAHALKGSALNIGAVTLAQLCAEIDNTVRKLGQMISEQDVAMVEVEFSIVADELTTIKRDLTE; translated from the coding sequence ATGAGTAACTCTATAGCAACCTCAGTCCATGTTCAACGATCACGGCTGGACGAAATCGGCCTTGGCGATCCGGATTTTACAATTGAACTAATTGATATCATGCTGGAAGACGGACTGGAACGCACCCGTACGCTGCGGGCGGCTTACCAGGCGGAGCGTATGGCGGATGTCGCGGCGATTGCTCACGCGTTGAAAGGCTCCGCGCTGAATATTGGCGCGGTCACGCTGGCGCAACTGTGCGCGGAGATTGACAATACAGTGCGCAAGTTGGGCCAGATGATCAGCGAGCAGGACGTGGCCATGGTGGAGGTTGAATTTTCGATTGTCGCGGACGAACTGACTACGATCAAACGGGATTTGACGGAATGA
- a CDS encoding response regulator transcription factor, whose product MKVLAVDDDRMTMRTLLRLLGKFGYEAMSATNGTDALRLFLEHRPQIMITDWMMPEMEGPTVVKTIRALTESQYTYIIMLTSRQEKEDVLAGLLAGVDEFIVKPIDPDQLRARLRVAKRIISLQESLASRIQDLEQERQHVKMLQGFLPICAYCKKIRDDENLWSQIEEYISDHQENIQFSHSICPDCMETKVKPMQAAYYAKVNAAGIAAAAG is encoded by the coding sequence ATGAAAGTACTGGCAGTTGACGACGATCGCATGACGATGCGAACTTTGTTGCGGCTCCTCGGGAAATTCGGCTACGAGGCGATGTCCGCAACCAATGGAACGGACGCACTGCGCTTGTTCCTTGAGCACCGCCCGCAGATTATGATCACGGATTGGATGATGCCTGAGATGGAAGGCCCCACCGTCGTCAAAACGATTCGCGCGCTAACGGAATCGCAATATACGTATATCATCATGCTGACATCGCGGCAGGAGAAGGAGGACGTGCTGGCGGGGTTGTTGGCAGGAGTGGACGAGTTCATTGTGAAACCGATTGATCCGGACCAACTGAGGGCGCGGCTGCGCGTTGCGAAGCGAATCATCTCGCTGCAAGAGAGTCTGGCGTCCCGGATTCAAGACCTCGAACAAGAGCGGCAGCATGTTAAAATGCTGCAGGGATTCCTGCCGATCTGCGCGTATTGCAAGAAGATCCGTGACGACGAGAATTTGTGGTCGCAAATCGAAGAGTATATCTCGGATCACCAGGAAAATATTCAGTTCTCACACTCGATTTGTCCGGACTGCATGGAGACGAAAGTCAAACCGATGCAGGCGGCGTATTATGCCAAAGTGAATGCCGCCGGCATCGCCGCGGCGGCGGGGTAA
- the deoC gene encoding deoxyribose-phosphate aldolase, with the protein MNRLEIAARIDHTLLKPEATPAQVARLCGEAAHANFKTVCVNPRFVAQCAEALRGTPVGVCTVIGFPLGANDTRIKVAEARLALDDGATELDMVLWVGGVIGGELATVERDVRALREVCQGRAELKVILETALLNETQIVAACEATVQAGAQWVKTSTGFGPGGATVEAVRLMRQSVEAHGLRVKASGGIRTLADFEKMCDAGAQRIGTSSGVSILAELGA; encoded by the coding sequence ATGAATCGTCTCGAGATCGCCGCCCGGATTGACCACACATTGCTGAAACCGGAAGCTACGCCGGCGCAGGTCGCCCGGCTGTGTGGCGAGGCTGCGCACGCGAATTTCAAGACCGTGTGCGTGAATCCGCGATTTGTCGCGCAGTGCGCCGAGGCGTTGCGCGGGACGCCGGTCGGTGTATGTACCGTGATTGGTTTTCCATTGGGGGCAAACGACACGCGGATCAAGGTGGCTGAGGCGCGGCTTGCTCTCGATGATGGCGCAACGGAGCTTGACATGGTGCTGTGGGTGGGCGGTGTGATCGGAGGAGAACTTGCGACCGTTGAGCGAGATGTTCGCGCACTTCGAGAAGTCTGTCAGGGCCGTGCGGAGCTCAAGGTGATCTTGGAGACGGCATTGCTAAACGAGACGCAGATTGTCGCGGCGTGCGAGGCGACCGTGCAGGCGGGGGCACAGTGGGTGAAGACGTCCACGGGATTCGGACCGGGCGGCGCGACGGTCGAGGCCGTGCGTTTGATGCGGCAGAGTGTCGAAGCGCATGGGCTGCGCGTGAAGGCTTCGGGGGGGATTCGCACGCTGGCGGATTTTGAGAAGATGTGTGATGCTGGAGCGCAGCGCATTGGCACATCGAGCGGCGTGAGCATATTGGCGGAACTCGGCGCATAG
- a CDS encoding redoxin domain-containing protein — protein MPQVQLPTQRVRAPEFPRDFAWVNTDRPLYFGQELKGRLVVLDFWTYCCINCMHILPDLEYIEHKYAGQPVVVVGVHSAKFDNESDKQNILTACQRYNIAHPVVVDESHRIWSEYGVQAWPSLGVVDAEGRVVGLLSGEGNREILDGVIQALLDEGRAKGVLAAGPPEYKRDSRVPAASGLAFPGKVHAHGDLVFIADSNHDRVVIADTTGRVQAIAGSGAKGQADGSFAQAQFANPQGMAYDAQRKLLYVADTDNHLIRKLDLAGQTVSTIAGTGEQVYDRLGGGLGTAQGLNSPWDLVLLGETLYIAMAGPHQLWTLDLPTGVARAWVGSGREDVIDGTGTRSAALAQPSGLALDSDWLYFADSEVSAVRRANIKTAQVETLIGSGLFEFGDRTGAFQRSLLQHPLGVAIHDGKVLVADTYNHKIKRLDVPARQSADLLGTGHTELPNETPAAISLYEPGGIAVQGDWLYIADTNHDRIIRASLLDNTWSEFTLSGLRTAESMTMDHDATVTAAVSYRPGADLILTLTAALPSGVHLNKEAPLSYAVTANNTALTEGLATRPELPLRVTIPGSQLKPGPLSAMIAFAYCTDEHAGLCVPVSVGFNITLSESADAPPETNLSASIKRLPN, from the coding sequence ATGCCGCAAGTGCAACTTCCGACGCAGCGCGTGCGCGCGCCGGAGTTTCCCCGCGATTTCGCGTGGGTGAACACCGATCGTCCACTCTACTTCGGTCAAGAACTCAAGGGCCGCCTGGTCGTGCTTGACTTCTGGACCTACTGCTGCATCAACTGTATGCACATCCTGCCCGATCTCGAATATATCGAGCATAAATATGCCGGACAGCCCGTCGTCGTGGTCGGCGTGCACTCGGCCAAGTTTGACAACGAAAGCGACAAACAGAATATCCTCACGGCCTGCCAGCGCTACAACATTGCCCATCCCGTCGTCGTGGACGAATCGCACCGCATCTGGTCTGAATACGGCGTGCAAGCCTGGCCGTCGCTCGGCGTGGTAGATGCCGAAGGCCGTGTCGTCGGCCTGCTCTCCGGGGAAGGCAATCGTGAGATTCTCGATGGCGTTATTCAAGCTCTGCTCGATGAAGGCCGCGCCAAAGGCGTGCTCGCCGCAGGCCCGCCCGAATACAAACGCGACTCCCGCGTACCCGCCGCCTCGGGCCTCGCCTTTCCCGGCAAGGTCCACGCGCACGGCGACTTGGTCTTCATCGCAGATTCCAATCACGACCGCGTCGTTATCGCCGACACGACGGGCAGGGTCCAAGCCATCGCTGGCTCCGGCGCGAAAGGCCAAGCCGACGGCTCATTCGCGCAGGCGCAGTTCGCCAATCCGCAGGGCATGGCCTACGACGCCCAGCGCAAGTTGCTCTACGTTGCCGACACCGACAATCATCTCATCCGTAAACTCGATCTCGCCGGACAAACCGTGTCCACGATCGCCGGCACGGGCGAACAAGTCTATGACCGGCTCGGCGGGGGCCTCGGCACGGCACAAGGCCTGAACAGTCCGTGGGATCTTGTCCTGTTGGGCGAAACGCTTTACATTGCCATGGCCGGGCCGCATCAATTATGGACACTCGACTTGCCCACCGGCGTCGCACGCGCTTGGGTCGGTTCAGGCCGTGAAGATGTTATTGACGGCACCGGCACACGGAGCGCCGCGCTTGCCCAACCCTCCGGACTGGCACTCGACAGCGACTGGCTCTATTTTGCGGACAGCGAAGTCAGCGCCGTGCGCCGCGCCAACATCAAAACCGCGCAGGTCGAAACGCTGATCGGCAGCGGTCTATTTGAGTTCGGTGACCGAACCGGCGCCTTCCAGCGCTCGCTGCTGCAGCATCCGCTCGGCGTCGCGATACACGACGGCAAGGTATTGGTCGCTGACACCTACAATCACAAAATCAAACGGCTGGATGTTCCCGCCCGTCAAAGCGCCGACCTGCTTGGAACAGGCCATACCGAACTGCCCAACGAGACTCCCGCCGCGATCTCGCTCTATGAACCCGGCGGCATTGCCGTGCAGGGCGACTGGCTCTATATCGCCGACACCAATCACGACCGCATCATCCGCGCCTCGTTATTGGACAACACCTGGAGCGAGTTCACGCTGAGCGGCTTGCGCACCGCCGAGAGCATGACCATGGACCACGATGCCACCGTAACCGCGGCCGTATCCTACCGCCCTGGCGCTGATTTGATTCTCACGCTCACGGCCGCGTTGCCTTCCGGTGTGCACCTCAATAAGGAAGCGCCGCTGAGCTACGCAGTAACCGCCAATAACACCGCGCTCACCGAAGGTTTGGCCACCCGACCGGAGCTGCCGCTGCGCGTGACGATTCCCGGATCACAACTCAAACCCGGTCCACTCTCCGCTATGATCGCCTTCGCGTATTGCACCGACGAACATGCGGGCCTGTGCGTGCCTGTGTCCGTCGGTTTCAATATTACACTCAGCGAATCCGCTGACGCACCGCCGGAAACCAATCTCAGCGCCAGCATCAAACGACTGCCGAACTAA
- the aroF gene encoding 3-deoxy-7-phosphoheptulonate synthase, with amino-acid sequence MPHKITSQTSDPLVGTGSSLHGTPRVDANLDSPTENLAAVRVLRRAHSHDTIVAVRGVAIGGQELTIIAGPCAVETPQQLFAAAELAAASGAHLLRGGAFKLRTSPYAFSGLGEAGLKLLSEARRVSGLPVVTEVVDEESVLLAAAHADMLQIGTRNMHNYVLLKQAAATGKPILLKRGMAATLEEFLQAAEYILAAGNAQVVLCERGIRTFSDFTRNTLDLNIVPALKLMTHLPVITDPSHGTGRRDLVIPMARASVAAGADGVLIEMHPDPERALSDGYQSLDPEEFGELMHDLSRIATAVGRTVTRRGQ; translated from the coding sequence ATGCCCCACAAGATTACATCGCAAACGTCTGATCCGCTGGTCGGCACCGGAAGCTCGCTGCACGGGACGCCGCGCGTGGACGCGAACCTCGACTCCCCGACGGAGAACTTAGCTGCGGTGCGCGTGTTGCGCCGGGCGCATTCGCATGATACCATCGTTGCCGTGCGCGGCGTGGCGATTGGTGGACAAGAGCTGACCATTATCGCCGGTCCGTGCGCAGTGGAAACGCCGCAGCAACTGTTCGCGGCGGCGGAGTTGGCGGCGGCAAGCGGTGCGCATTTGCTGCGCGGCGGCGCGTTCAAGCTGCGGACATCGCCTTATGCGTTTTCGGGATTGGGTGAGGCGGGGTTGAAGCTGTTGAGTGAGGCACGGCGCGTGTCAGGCTTACCCGTGGTGACGGAAGTGGTGGATGAAGAGAGCGTGCTGCTGGCGGCGGCGCATGCGGACATGCTGCAGATCGGCACGCGTAATATGCACAACTATGTGCTGCTGAAGCAAGCGGCGGCGACAGGCAAGCCGATTCTATTGAAGCGCGGAATGGCGGCGACGCTTGAAGAATTTTTGCAGGCCGCTGAATATATTCTGGCGGCGGGTAATGCGCAAGTCGTATTGTGCGAACGGGGGATTCGGACATTCTCGGATTTCACGCGCAATACGCTCGATTTGAACATCGTGCCTGCGCTGAAACTGATGACACACCTGCCGGTGATCACCGATCCTTCGCACGGCACGGGCCGCCGCGATCTGGTGATTCCCATGGCGCGCGCTTCGGTGGCAGCGGGCGCGGATGGCGTGTTAATCGAGATGCATCCTGATCCTGAGCGGGCGCTGTCGGACGGCTATCAGTCGCTTGATCCCGAGGAGTTCGGCGAACTCATGCATGACCTGTCACGCATAGCCACCGCGGTGGGTCGTACAGTGACGCGCCGTGGTCAGTAG
- the aroA gene encoding 3-phosphoshikimate 1-carboxyvinyltransferase yields MVSSGLSTRIRAAREPLRGSLALSGDKSVSIRRALFALFSHRDVRLQNYGTGEDCQTALLCLEALGQTVERTADEIVIRSGPLRSGVTLDCRNSGTTARLLMGLLAGRDGTWIMRGDESLSRRPMARVTEPLAKMGARIDLADGNKLPARIMGSALSGCDHDLRIASAQVKSAVLLAGLHADGVTRVREPLPSRDHTERLLGLRQSPERFWMVDSTTLETLPIDLDGVIPGDISSAAFWAVAALLVPGSEIVIPRVLLNPLRAAWFDALRTAGADIQAHVEGVVCNEPVGTLRIRHSELRPLHVRAADVPGLIDEIPALTVLATTIPNTSRFEELRELRVKESDRLQVVADHLLALGVCVAVEGDDLVVNGGAELRGTDLNSYDDHRIAMAFALAGLVASGETTIHDADCAAVSYPEFFAELNKLTHDSVVMYNP; encoded by the coding sequence GTGGTCAGTAGCGGACTCAGCACGCGCATACGGGCCGCGCGTGAACCGTTGCGAGGCAGCTTAGCCCTGTCCGGCGACAAATCGGTTTCTATACGAAGAGCGCTATTTGCGCTCTTTTCGCACCGGGACGTTCGCCTGCAGAATTACGGCACGGGCGAGGATTGTCAGACGGCGCTGCTGTGTCTTGAAGCCCTGGGACAGACGGTCGAACGCACGGCTGATGAAATCGTCATTCGCAGCGGACCTCTGCGCAGCGGGGTGACGCTGGACTGCCGTAATTCGGGCACGACGGCGCGGTTGTTAATGGGGCTATTGGCCGGGCGGGACGGGACGTGGATCATGCGAGGCGATGAGTCACTCTCGCGGCGACCCATGGCGCGCGTAACGGAACCGCTCGCAAAAATGGGCGCGCGGATTGATCTCGCCGACGGTAACAAGCTGCCCGCTCGAATCATGGGCAGCGCGCTGAGCGGATGCGATCACGATCTGCGGATCGCGAGCGCACAGGTGAAGAGCGCGGTACTCTTGGCCGGACTTCATGCTGACGGAGTCACGCGTGTGCGCGAACCACTACCTTCGCGGGATCATACGGAGCGGCTGTTGGGATTGCGGCAGAGTCCGGAACGCTTCTGGATGGTGGACTCGACGACGCTTGAGACCTTGCCGATTGACCTGGACGGTGTGATTCCGGGAGACATATCGAGCGCAGCGTTCTGGGCGGTGGCGGCGCTGCTGGTTCCGGGTTCTGAGATTGTGATTCCACGAGTGTTGTTGAATCCACTGCGCGCGGCGTGGTTTGACGCGCTGCGCACTGCGGGCGCGGACATTCAGGCGCATGTGGAGGGAGTCGTGTGCAATGAGCCGGTGGGCACGCTGCGCATTCGGCATAGCGAGCTCCGTCCGCTGCATGTGCGCGCGGCCGATGTACCCGGGTTGATTGATGAGATTCCAGCGCTGACGGTACTAGCAACGACGATACCCAATACGTCGAGATTTGAGGAGCTCCGTGAATTGCGCGTCAAGGAGAGTGACCGGCTGCAAGTTGTCGCGGATCATCTGCTGGCGCTGGGTGTGTGCGTGGCGGTGGAGGGCGACGATCTCGTTGTCAACGGCGGAGCGGAGTTGCGCGGGACAGACTTAAACTCGTACGACGATCATCGCATTGCCATGGCCTTCGCGTTGGCCGGACTGGTGGCGAGTGGCGAGACGACGATCCATGACGCGGATTGCGCTGCCGTGTCATATCCTGAATTCTTCGCGGAATTGAATAAGCTAACCCACGACTCGGTCGTAATGTATAATCCATGA
- a CDS encoding shikimate dehydrogenase encodes MSYRFGLIGEHIASSLSPVLFSWAFQHTGTSGSYTLFDFPRRLARSFLLRARVDWDGLNVTAPHKDLAYTLCDELSETARTARAVNTLVRRQGRLIGYNTDVAGFRYALEQRLEEVSKVERVLVIGTGGAARAAMIAVSQVVQPLELAIASRRPADAIERVAPVLPAPYAPVLLTHAKARRRLPEFDLIVQATPVGHMANPGFPLEPPFTFKPGALVFDLIYSPRKTLFLEAARSFGAVTENGLVMLLAQAAESYQIWTGQPFPLELAVRELLPDLRNS; translated from the coding sequence ATGAGCTATCGCTTCGGCCTGATCGGCGAACATATTGCATCGAGTTTGTCGCCCGTGCTTTTCTCGTGGGCTTTTCAGCACACGGGCACGTCGGGTTCGTATACGCTCTTTGACTTTCCGCGCAGGCTGGCGCGCTCGTTTCTGCTGCGCGCGCGTGTGGATTGGGACGGATTGAACGTGACCGCGCCGCACAAAGACCTGGCGTATACGCTGTGCGATGAGCTGTCGGAGACGGCGCGCACGGCGCGAGCGGTGAATACGCTCGTGCGGAGACAGGGGCGGTTGATCGGCTACAATACCGACGTCGCGGGTTTTCGCTACGCGCTTGAACAACGGCTCGAAGAGGTTTCGAAAGTCGAGCGCGTGCTGGTTATCGGCACGGGCGGCGCTGCTCGCGCGGCGATGATCGCGGTCAGTCAGGTTGTGCAGCCGTTGGAGTTGGCGATTGCATCGCGGCGTCCGGCGGATGCGATCGAGCGCGTGGCGCCAGTGCTGCCCGCACCGTACGCGCCGGTGCTGTTGACACACGCAAAGGCCCGGCGGAGGCTGCCGGAGTTTGATTTGATTGTGCAGGCGACGCCGGTCGGGCACATGGCCAATCCGGGTTTTCCACTGGAACCGCCATTCACGTTTAAGCCGGGTGCGCTGGTGTTCGATCTCATTTACTCACCGCGCAAAACGCTCTTTCTGGAGGCGGCTCGTTCGTTTGGCGCGGTGACGGAAAACGGGTTGGTGATGTTGTTGGCGCAAGCTGCCGAGAGCTATCAGATCTGGACGGGTCAGCCGTTTCCGCTGGAATTGGCGGTGCGTGAACTCTTGCCGGACCTGCGTAATTCATGA
- the aroC gene encoding chorismate synthase translates to MIRFLTAGESHGPGLTGILEGMPAGLAITEAEIAADLARRQKGHGRGGRMQIETDIAKILGGVRYGQTLGSPIALFIENRDWENWRVKMAIDDPGAELRSEKLTNPRPGHADYAGSLKYQQDDIRNIIERSSARETTMRVALGAICRKFFGEFGVRVYSHVVKIGGVTAAGLESDAPLEEYFARVEKSPVRCGDASAERAMMEVIDRAVETKDTVGGVFEVIVAGLPVGLGSFVHFDRRLDGILAQAMVSIHAMKGVEFGMGFEVADVYGSQVHDRLYPAADGARRRTNAAGGTEGGMSNGERIVMRVAMKPLSSLMQPLDSVNLATGEAIAALRERSDVCAVPAAGIVGEAMALLALMNPFLEKYGGDSMSEIHAHAAATPRSPWR, encoded by the coding sequence ATGATTCGATTCCTTACGGCAGGCGAAAGCCACGGACCGGGTCTGACGGGGATTCTGGAAGGGATGCCGGCGGGACTTGCGATTACCGAAGCGGAGATCGCGGCGGATCTTGCGCGTCGTCAAAAGGGACATGGACGCGGCGGGCGCATGCAAATTGAAACGGACATCGCGAAGATTCTTGGCGGCGTGCGTTACGGTCAGACGCTGGGATCGCCGATCGCGCTGTTTATCGAGAATCGCGATTGGGAAAATTGGCGCGTAAAGATGGCGATTGATGATCCCGGTGCTGAATTGCGCAGCGAGAAGTTAACCAACCCGCGGCCCGGGCACGCGGATTACGCGGGATCTTTGAAGTATCAGCAGGACGACATCCGCAATATCATCGAGCGTTCGTCGGCGCGCGAGACGACGATGCGCGTGGCGTTAGGGGCGATCTGCCGCAAGTTTTTCGGCGAATTTGGCGTGCGCGTCTATTCGCATGTCGTGAAAATTGGTGGCGTGACCGCCGCAGGGCTGGAGAGCGATGCACCGCTTGAAGAGTATTTTGCGCGAGTGGAAAAGAGCCCGGTGCGCTGCGGAGATGCGAGCGCCGAGCGCGCCATGATGGAGGTTATTGATCGCGCGGTCGAGACGAAAGACACGGTTGGCGGAGTGTTTGAAGTGATCGTTGCGGGGCTGCCGGTGGGACTCGGGAGTTTTGTACACTTCGACCGGCGGCTCGACGGTATCTTGGCGCAGGCAATGGTCTCGATTCATGCGATGAAAGGCGTCGAGTTCGGGATGGGCTTTGAGGTCGCCGATGTGTACGGGAGTCAGGTGCACGACCGACTCTATCCGGCAGCGGACGGCGCCCGGCGGCGCACGAATGCGGCGGGCGGAACGGAAGGCGGAATGAGCAACGGTGAGCGCATCGTGATGCGCGTGGCGATGAAGCCGCTGTCGTCGCTGATGCAGCCGCTCGACTCGGTTAATCTGGCGACGGGCGAGGCGATTGCCGCGTTGCGCGAGCGCAGCGACGTCTGTGCGGTGCCCGCGGCGGGTATCGTCGGCGAAGCGATGGCGCTGTTGGCGCTGATGAATCCGTTTCTGGAAAAGTATGGCGGTGATTCCATGAGCGAGATTCATGCACACGCGGCGGCGACGCCGAGGTCGCCATGGCGATAG
- a CDS encoding shikimate kinase → MAIVYLCGMPGAGKSTLGPLLAELRAQPFIDLDTMIEQRAGMTIPAIFSSVGEGQFRDFENLSLVQAASRGDSVIALGGGALERDDNRDVIMASGLLILLEAPLPLLAARTMSQVGRPLFRDGESLAERVGVLQMLWERRREYFELAALTFETDDADPQQTALKIFEAIDGLV, encoded by the coding sequence ATGGCGATAGTTTACCTGTGCGGCATGCCGGGAGCGGGGAAGAGCACGCTCGGTCCGCTGCTGGCGGAGTTGCGCGCCCAGCCGTTCATTGACCTCGATACGATGATTGAGCAGCGCGCCGGAATGACGATTCCGGCGATTTTTTCATCGGTGGGTGAGGGACAGTTTCGAGATTTTGAGAATCTGTCGCTGGTGCAAGCGGCGTCGCGGGGAGACAGCGTGATTGCATTAGGCGGTGGCGCGCTGGAACGCGATGACAATCGCGACGTGATCATGGCGAGCGGATTGCTGATATTGCTCGAGGCGCCACTGCCGCTGTTGGCGGCGCGCACGATGTCGCAAGTCGGGCGACCGCTGTTTCGGGACGGTGAGTCGCTGGCCGAACGCGTCGGCGTACTGCAGATGCTGTGGGAACGGCGGCGGGAGTATTTTGAATTGGCAGCGCTGACATTTGAAACGGATGACGCCGACCCGCAGCAGACGGCCCTAAAGATATTCGAGGCCATTGATGGACTCGTTTAA